The Clostridioides sp. ES-S-0010-02 genome window below encodes:
- a CDS encoding phosphoglycerate kinase → MSMLNKKTIEDIDVCGKKVLVRCDFNVPLQDGVITDENRLNGALPTIQYLISKGAKVILCSHLGKPKGEAKPELSLAPVAKRLSEMLGKEVVFAADDNVVGENAKKATEKMENGDVVLLENTRYRKEETKNEENYSKELASLAEIFVNDAFGTAHRAHCSTVGAGEFLQERVCGYLIQKELKFLGEAVANPVRPFTAILGGAKVSDKLAVINELLEKVDNLIIGGGMAYTFLKAQGYEVGTSLLEIDKVEYAKEMMEKAKAKGVNLLLPVDVVMADHFAPDATPIVTEDANVKEDYMGLDMGPKTIANFVKAIKESKTVVWNGPMGVFEFENFANGTLSVAKAMAELTDATTVIGGGDSAAAVNQLGFGDKMTHVSTGGGASLEFLEGKELPGIAALDNK, encoded by the coding sequence ATGTCAATGCTAAACAAAAAAACTATAGAAGATATTGATGTGTGCGGGAAAAAAGTATTAGTGAGATGTGACTTTAATGTACCATTACAAGATGGTGTAATTACTGATGAAAATAGATTAAACGGAGCTTTACCAACAATTCAATATTTAATTTCTAAAGGAGCAAAAGTTATATTATGTTCTCATTTAGGAAAACCAAAGGGAGAAGCTAAACCAGAATTATCTTTAGCACCAGTTGCAAAGAGATTATCTGAAATGTTAGGTAAAGAAGTTGTATTTGCAGCAGATGATAATGTAGTAGGAGAAAATGCAAAAAAAGCTACTGAAAAAATGGAAAACGGAGATGTAGTGTTATTAGAAAATACTAGATATAGAAAAGAAGAAACTAAAAATGAAGAAAACTACTCTAAAGAATTAGCTTCACTTGCTGAAATATTTGTAAATGATGCATTTGGAACTGCTCATAGAGCGCATTGTTCAACAGTTGGAGCAGGAGAATTTTTACAAGAGAGAGTTTGCGGATACTTAATTCAAAAAGAATTAAAATTCTTAGGAGAAGCTGTTGCCAATCCTGTAAGACCATTTACAGCTATACTTGGGGGAGCTAAAGTTTCTGATAAATTAGCTGTTATAAATGAACTATTAGAAAAAGTTGATAATCTAATAATAGGTGGAGGAATGGCTTATACATTCTTAAAAGCTCAAGGTTATGAAGTAGGAACATCTTTACTTGAAATAGATAAAGTAGAATATGCAAAAGAAATGATGGAAAAAGCTAAGGCAAAAGGCGTTAACTTATTATTGCCAGTAGATGTTGTTATGGCAGACCACTTTGCACCAGATGCAACTCCAATAGTAACAGAAGATGCTAATGTAAAAGAAGATTATATGGGACTAGATATGGGACCTAAGACTATAGCAAACTTTGTAAAAGCCATAAAAGAATCAAAAACTGTAGTATGGAACGGACCAATGGGAGTATTTGAATTTGAAAACTTTGCAAATGGAACACTATCAGTAGCCAAAGCTATGGCAGAATTAACTGACGCAACTACTGTAATTGGTGGTGGTGATAGTGCAGCAGCAGTTAATCAATTAGGATTTGGTGATAAGATGACTCACGTATCAACAGGTGGAGGAGCATCACTAGAATTTTTAGAAGGTAAAGAATTACCAGGTATTGCAGCATTAGATAATAAATAA